Genomic DNA from Shewanella woodyi ATCC 51908:
GCTATCCCAATGAAAATTAGGCCAATCAGCCTGCTGCCAAATCCACATATCTATCGCCTTGAGTCGAATACACTCTTTATTCTACTCACTATATGAGTAGAATAACAACTTATTCGCCTCACTTTATGAGGCGAATAGGGATCCTAATTGCCTCATCACGACTGTTTGTTTGCGTAAAGCTTGTCTGAGTATTTGCAAAAAATCTGAGTCGGTCATCAAAAATAGAACGGCTAAACGCCTAAAGAGATAATCCAAGCTATCACCACAGAGAACACAGAGGGAACGGAGAAAAGCCAAATCGAAGAAGTGAGTCATGGCTCTACCAAAAGGTGTCAATGCGGCTGCGAGTTTTCAAAACAAGATGAGTTTTTACAGCATTAAAGCTATCTACCACAGAGAACAAGGAGAAAAGCCAAGTCGAAGAGATATAAGTGGCTCTACCAAAAGGTGTCGATGCGGCTATGACCTTCCAAAGCAGGATGAGGTTTTACGCAGTGAAACTCTTCGAATGAGAGATAGGGATATCGAACTGGCTGTTTAACATGGACGTTATTGGCTTTGGTAGAGCTTACAGGGAGCGTACTTGCAGCGTGTCATAGAAGTATCGACACATAAGGGGCGTTCATTCACATCCATGTGATCACGACATTCGTATATCCATATACAGCACCTGCTGCAAGCAATAAACATCAATGAAGCTTTGGTGTTACATAAACTTCAAAGTAAAAATAAAAGCCAGATGAGACCAAAACCTAACCAGAAAAGTTATTTGCCAAACTTGTTAACCGACAAGTTCAGATAAACTAGTGTTACAATCCACCCACCTCAGGCTACACCTGCTAAAAAGCCAAACCTATGACTGAAACTAGCAAATTAAAACCAACAACAAACACAGCTGCAAACCCAACATCTAACTATAGAAAGATGACTAAGGCCTTCATCATAGGCCTACCTCGATCTGGTACAACAAGCGTTAGCGTGGCACTGCTTGAGCATGGTTTTAAAGTGGCACATCAGGGATTCACTAAGCAGACCTTTGAGTTAGCAGATATCGTGTCTGACGCTCCCTGTTTCAGTGATTACAAGCAGTTAGCTAGGTTATATCCACAAGCTAAGTTTATCTATCTCGATAGGGAGCTTGAGGCTTGGGTGCCATCGATGCAGATGCTACTAAGCCGTATGTTGCCTCATCTGGACCGCAAAACTGGGCGTTTTCATCCCATTTTAAAGCGTAGTTTTAGCCACAGTTTTGGTGTCGGCGAGGTGAGTGACCCTATGGATGGACAACATTTAGTTGAGTGTTATCAGCGTCATAAGAAAGCCGTATTTGAGTTTTTCTGCTCAGTAGAACAGCATCAAGATAACTTTATGAGTATAAATATCAGCGAAGAGGGAAGTCTATCTAAGTTACTCAATTTCTTAAGCTTTGAGAGTGAACAAAACGCTTCTGAGATGAACTTTCCTCACTTAAACTTCCCACATTTAAACTTTCCACACTTAAATAAGGGCCGAAACGTGGCCAGCTGGGATGAGTATAAACATGGGAATAAGATCAGCAGTAATGCTGCAGGCCCTGAGAATCGTAAGTTTTTCGACTATAAATTAATTTGATTTAATCTAGCTTAGTAGCTATTCAAATTTTATTAATATGGCAGTTCAGATATTGTTTGGCTTTACCTTGTTTCCTCAACCGCCTTTGCCCGTTAGACTTGTGTGAACTTTCCCACTTTTGCCATTATCCCTATGTCCCCTAAAAGCCACCAGCCCGTACTCACCTCTCTGCCTATCGATGCTATCTATGATGACTTTAAATTAGCATTTAAAGACAATCACTTAGTGGTTGAGTCCGATACTGGATCTGGTAAGTCTACTCGTTTGCCTCTTTGGTGTGCTGAAGTGAGTAATGCAACGTCTGGTGAAAATGGTAAGGGTAAGCGGGTGCTGGTTGTGGAACCAAGACGGGTGGCTTGTTTGGCGCTAAGTGCTTTTGTTAGTGCCTTAATGCAGGAGGTTGATGGCTCTACAGATAAGGTGGGCTACGCTATACGTTTCGATTCTACGGTGACAGATAAGACCCAGATAGCCTTTGTGACTCCAGGGATTGCGCTGAGGTGGCTGTCGATGCCAAAGGGTGATGATGAGAAGGCGGGTTTAGCCTGTTTCGATACTGTGATTATCGATGAGTTTCACGAACGACGTTGGGATACGGATCTGCTACTGGCGATGCTTAAAGCTAAGGCTGAAAAAGATAAAGATCTTAGGCTGATACTGACCTCCGCCACCATAGATGGGGAGAGGTTAACTGACTATTTAGGAAGAGATTCTGCTATTGGTGCTCGCCGATT
This window encodes:
- a CDS encoding sulfotransferase, whose protein sequence is MTETSKLKPTTNTAANPTSNYRKMTKAFIIGLPRSGTTSVSVALLEHGFKVAHQGFTKQTFELADIVSDAPCFSDYKQLARLYPQAKFIYLDRELEAWVPSMQMLLSRMLPHLDRKTGRFHPILKRSFSHSFGVGEVSDPMDGQHLVECYQRHKKAVFEFFCSVEQHQDNFMSINISEEGSLSKLLNFLSFESEQNASEMNFPHLNFPHLNFPHLNKGRNVASWDEYKHGNKISSNAAGPENRKFFDYKLI